One genomic segment of Novisyntrophococcus fermenticellae includes these proteins:
- a CDS encoding response regulator transcription factor yields the protein MIKALVVEDEVYARKNIVKIINSSELDIHVCADVESAEEAIVSLAENQNIQLVLSDIQMGNMDGLELSKYLYENYPSMYVVLITAHERFDYAREALKYNVKDYIIKPVFRNNLLEPLHKMISKIEDDTKANEDFMLKVEDTIYKQYITMKSLAKDTGLQKQIIPEFLEKKAVYRVLLIQSENRKEVENIYKLLKERLSFCGVTGFFSKINNEYIYILLWDSKAEANTVDEISAQINQLINYIFVCRNQGITAGMSRVYYDRENLYKAYNESIYAINQRLIDGWNKLYVFTKVLEKREMSEVQWVPNLSKALVAKDYTKGMEYIHNILTEIVNNGSSVQSLYKVVINLLKILSDNSREAVEETDDDSRLSFSRRYDLYRFNRISDLEAWIEETILYSCCTPESNACSSTVIKDIVEYVKRNYYRDICLRELAESKYFMSYSYLSRLFSKKMGRSFSKYLIEYRLEKSKVLLRDNNLLIGQVSFEVGYRDVSHYIHSFKKAFGMTPEEYRATLMKEV from the coding sequence ATGATTAAAGCGTTGGTTGTTGAAGATGAAGTATACGCCAGAAAAAACATCGTAAAAATCATAAATAGCAGTGAGTTAGACATTCATGTGTGTGCAGATGTGGAAAGTGCGGAAGAAGCAATTGTATCCTTGGCAGAGAATCAGAATATACAGCTTGTCCTGTCGGATATTCAAATGGGAAATATGGATGGATTGGAGCTGTCAAAGTATTTGTATGAAAATTATCCGAGTATGTATGTGGTACTGATTACGGCTCATGAGCGTTTTGATTATGCCAGAGAGGCATTAAAATATAATGTAAAGGATTATATTATCAAACCGGTTTTCAGAAATAATCTGCTAGAGCCATTGCACAAGATGATTTCAAAAATTGAAGATGACACAAAAGCAAATGAGGATTTCATGCTCAAGGTGGAGGATACTATTTATAAGCAGTATATAACCATGAAATCCCTGGCAAAAGATACGGGACTGCAAAAGCAGATCATTCCGGAGTTTTTAGAAAAGAAGGCGGTATACAGGGTTTTGCTGATACAGTCGGAAAACCGGAAAGAAGTAGAAAACATATATAAATTACTGAAAGAAAGACTTTCTTTTTGCGGTGTCACGGGGTTTTTCAGTAAGATAAATAACGAGTATATTTATATTCTGTTGTGGGACTCAAAAGCAGAGGCGAATACGGTCGATGAGATTTCAGCACAGATAAACCAACTGATTAATTACATATTCGTCTGTCGCAATCAGGGAATTACAGCCGGAATGAGTCGTGTGTATTACGATAGGGAGAATCTTTATAAGGCATATAATGAGTCTATTTATGCCATTAACCAGCGGTTGATTGACGGTTGGAATAAGCTGTATGTATTCACAAAGGTATTGGAAAAAAGGGAAATGTCAGAAGTACAGTGGGTTCCTAATCTTTCGAAAGCACTTGTTGCAAAAGATTATACGAAAGGAATGGAGTACATTCATAACATTTTAACTGAAATTGTTAATAACGGCAGCTCGGTGCAGAGTTTATATAAGGTAGTCATCAACCTGTTGAAAATTTTGAGCGACAATTCCCGTGAAGCCGTGGAAGAGACGGATGATGACAGCAGATTAAGCTTTTCAAGACGATATGATCTGTATAGATTCAACCGGATTTCAGACCTTGAGGCGTGGATAGAGGAAACGATTCTGTATTCGTGTTGCACGCCTGAAAGCAATGCGTGCAGCAGCACTGTTATCAAAGACATAGTCGAATATGTGAAAAGAAATTATTATCGGGATATCTGTCTGCGGGAATTGGCTGAATCTAAATACTTTATGAGTTATTCGTACTTAAGCCGTCTGTTCAGCAAGAAGATGGGGCGTTCTTTTTCAAAGTATCTGATTGAGTACAGACTTGAAAAATCGAAGGTGCTTCTGAGGGATAACAATCTGCTTATTGGGCAGGTATCCTTTGAGGTAGGCTATCGTGATGTTTCACATTATATCCATTCTTTTAAAAAGGCATTTGGAATGACACCGGAAGAATATCGGGCTACGCTCATGAAGGAGGTATGA
- a CDS encoding MFS transporter, translating into MELHLFLINAFVYISSVFYAPFISSYYAGNGITPAQIGVLLMIGPITAIIVQPLWGRLSDGTGRRKLVLTLAVAGSGLSMLIYYAGNSFRIFFIAAVAVNVFMTVVVPLCDALIINQAELLGIPFSIVRLGGTLGFSVMAVIAGNLLKKYPDMQFALSSIGYAILLILIAFLPRDSARSRSIRKTGQKTRMGIHNIFISKEIYLVLSFVLISQIGLSFYSGFMGPYLIEQGQSQKEIGVMSCLSALSEVPVLLIIEKVRKKFGEVRVLMFSCFMMALRIFIFTGETLLSAGLAQILQGTTYMTVYYCAAVYIATNVKKGMFSLGQGVLGVVQTGIGAVIGTSVGGILVNSIGFKKSFWVAASTLVVLTSMLGMYHEKRVSELKLE; encoded by the coding sequence ATGGAATTGCATTTGTTTTTAATCAATGCATTTGTCTATATAAGCAGTGTTTTTTACGCCCCGTTTATCAGTTCTTATTATGCCGGCAATGGGATTACACCGGCACAGATTGGTGTACTTTTGATGATAGGACCAATTACTGCAATTATTGTTCAGCCATTATGGGGAAGGCTCAGTGATGGTACAGGAAGAAGAAAACTCGTCCTGACACTGGCTGTTGCCGGAAGCGGACTAAGCATGCTCATCTATTATGCGGGAAACAGTTTTCGGATTTTTTTTATAGCGGCAGTGGCAGTAAATGTGTTTATGACGGTGGTCGTTCCCCTTTGTGATGCACTTATTATCAATCAGGCTGAATTATTGGGAATTCCTTTTTCTATTGTACGGCTTGGAGGAACGCTGGGATTCTCTGTGATGGCAGTCATAGCGGGCAATCTCTTAAAAAAATATCCGGATATGCAATTTGCTTTAAGCAGTATCGGGTATGCAATATTGCTGATTCTGATTGCTTTTTTACCCCGGGACTCTGCCAGGAGCAGGAGTATCCGGAAAACAGGTCAAAAAACCAGGATGGGCATTCATAATATTTTTATAAGCAAGGAGATTTATCTGGTGTTGTCCTTCGTTTTAATCAGTCAAATCGGGCTTAGCTTTTATTCTGGCTTTATGGGACCTTATTTAATCGAACAGGGACAGTCACAAAAAGAAATTGGAGTCATGAGCTGCCTGTCCGCACTCAGTGAAGTTCCGGTTTTACTGATTATTGAGAAGGTAAGAAAAAAATTTGGAGAAGTCAGGGTGCTGATGTTTTCCTGCTTTATGATGGCTCTCAGAATTTTTATCTTTACTGGTGAAACACTGCTGAGCGCAGGCTTAGCACAGATTTTGCAGGGAACGACTTATATGACCGTATATTATTGCGCAGCAGTGTATATCGCAACAAATGTGAAAAAGGGCATGTTCTCTCTTGGACAGGGGGTTTTGGGAGTGGTGCAGACCGGAATCGGGGCTGTCATAGGCACATCTGTCGGAGGAATCCTGGTGAACAGCATTGGATTTAAGAAGTCCTTTTGGGTGGCAGCATCCACTCTGGTTGTATTAACAAGTATGCTTGGTATGTATCATGAAAAGAGAGTGTCAGAATTAAAGCTGGAATAA
- a CDS encoding carbohydrate kinase family protein, which yields MMKFDIIGIDMPCWDLAVNLDEYPGPNSSARMNQLSWQGGGKVSTGMVAAARLGVRCSMVGAVGDDLYGNLCIKDFQEHGIDTNHIFLRNQSTTGFSVVVSDKHTMGRSILYRPGNAESLSMDELDGICLTNAKYLFIATVDEITKKAVKAAREAGVKVLMDADSYTESLENFIPMTDIFVGSEFVYNELFKKQKAYEDNIKSIFKRGPEIVVFTFGEKGARGCDINGYFELPAYRVEVKDTLGAGDVFHGAFAVGLLKGLSAKETTQFASAVSAIKCTRIGGRAGIPDYETTISFMKTGRIDSAELDKRVKKYERRIEHV from the coding sequence ATGATGAAATTCGATATTATTGGAATTGATATGCCCTGCTGGGATTTGGCAGTGAATCTTGATGAGTATCCGGGTCCCAATTCATCGGCCAGAATGAACCAACTGAGCTGGCAGGGGGGAGGAAAAGTATCTACCGGAATGGTGGCAGCAGCAAGACTTGGCGTAAGATGCTCTATGGTGGGGGCGGTAGGTGATGATTTATACGGAAATCTTTGCATTAAAGATTTTCAGGAGCATGGAATTGATACAAACCATATATTTTTACGCAATCAGTCAACGACAGGATTTTCTGTTGTGGTTAGTGATAAACATACAATGGGCCGATCGATATTGTATCGCCCCGGAAATGCAGAAAGTCTTTCAATGGATGAATTGGACGGGATATGCCTGACGAATGCGAAATATCTTTTTATTGCGACTGTGGATGAAATAACCAAAAAAGCAGTAAAGGCCGCAAGGGAAGCGGGTGTTAAGGTGCTTATGGATGCGGATTCCTACACGGAGAGTCTGGAAAACTTCATACCAATGACAGATATCTTTGTCGGTTCGGAATTCGTCTATAACGAGCTTTTCAAGAAACAGAAAGCTTATGAAGACAACATAAAGAGTATTTTTAAAAGAGGACCGGAAATCGTTGTTTTTACGTTCGGAGAAAAGGGAGCGCGCGGTTGTGACATAAATGGCTACTTTGAATTGCCTGCTTATCGTGTGGAGGTAAAGGATACTCTGGGGGCGGGTGATGTCTTTCACGGAGCGTTTGCAGTTGGTTTGTTAAAAGGTCTTTCAGCGAAGGAAACGACACAGTTTGCCAGTGCTGTATCTGCAATCAAATGTACGAGAATTGGAGGAAGAGCCGGGATTCCTGATTACGAGACGACGATTTCCTTCATGAAGACAGGCAGGATTGATTCAGCGGAGCTGGACAAACGGGTTAAAAAATATGAAAGAAGGATAGAACATGTATAA